A region from the Lycium barbarum isolate Lr01 chromosome 8, ASM1917538v2, whole genome shotgun sequence genome encodes:
- the LOC132605747 gene encoding F-box/LRR-repeat protein 12-like isoform X2, whose protein sequence is MQLPDDCLPLIFQHLDCTSDRESFGLTCRRWLQIQNENTRSLQFQIVYPYTMLKTSSSSQYDTHMSTFQLSRLLNRFQNLDSLSLSRCTELPDSALALLPQHASKLQSLHLDFCFRITDNCFSSVASGCSLLVILSLYQCNVTDYGLEALSNSCLALEDLNVSYCSRISDYGIRAISQNCRHLRAIRISYCGNLTGAGFQGCSQTLTYLEADSCRLEPEGIQSILSGGGLEYLSMSNLTWCADVDGLGFAAKLKVLNFRMCEMIGDDCIMAIARDCPSLQEWNLAVCHGVKIGGWESIASHCHNLKTLHVNGCRNLTDQGLQALRTGCKRLSVLYITRCSQISVVALEMFKVARGNVEVKEEEIDCICPHGAFRF, encoded by the exons ATGCAGCTTCCAGACGATTGTTTGCCCTTGATTTTTCAACACCTTGACTGCACATCTGACCGTGAATCATTTGGCTTAACATGTCGTCGTTGGCTTCAAATTCAAAATGAAAATACAAGATCTTTACAGTTCCAAATCGTATATCCTTATACTATGTTGAAAACTTCCTCATCATCTCAATATGACACCCATATGAGTACATTCCAATTATCTAGGCTTCTGAACCGTTTCCAGAACCTAGATTCATTGTCCCTTTCCAGATGCACCGAGCTTCCAGATTCAGCTTTGGCTTTGTTACCACAGCATGCCTCAAAATTACAAAGTCTTCATCTGGACTTTTGTTTTAGGATAACTGATAATTGTTTTTCCTCTGTGGCATCTGGTTGTTCTTTGTTGGTAATACTAAGTCTTTACCAGTGTAATGTTACAGATTACGGGTTAGAGGCCTTATCTAATTCTTGCCTAGCTTTAGAAGATCTGAATGTCTCGTATTGCTCTCGAATCTCTGACTATGGCATAAGAGCTATTTCACAGAACTGCCGTCATCTTAGAGCTATTAGGATATCCTACTGTGGAAATCTAACCGGTGCTGGCTTTCAAGGATGTTCTCAAACTCTGACTTATTTGGAAGCTGATTCCTGTAG GCTTGAACCTGAAGGAATACAGAGTATCCTAAGTGGAGGCGGTCTTGAATACTTGAGTATGTCTAACTTGACCTGGTGCGCTGATGTGGATGGTCTCGGATTTGCTGCAAAGTTAAAAGTGTTAAATTTTCGAATGTGCGAAATGATTGGCGATGACTGTATCATGGCAATAGCAAGGGATTGTCCGTCCCTTCAAGAATGGAACTTAGCAGTATGTCACGGGGTTAAAATAGGAGGCTGGGAGTCTATTGCATCACATTGTCATAACTTGAAAACGCTACATGTGAATGGCTGTAGAAATCTTACTGATCAAGGATTGCAAGCTTTGAGAACTGGATGCAAACGTCTTTCGGTTCTTTACATCACCAGATGTTCTCAAATCAGTGTTGTAGCTTTAGAGATGTTTAAAGTTGCAAGAGGAAATGTAGAagttaaagaagaagaaatagaCTGTATTTGCCCTCACGGGGCCTTCAGGTTTTAA